Proteins co-encoded in one Acidobacteriota bacterium genomic window:
- a CDS encoding NnrS family protein, translating to MENIAPIVGQRPNVDRLAIERHSQRLAIAFIASGLFFMVLPGTFLGVWKLIDISKEHTLTRLDPAWLQAHGQAQIFGWIGSFIIGIGFYSLTKMQSTTRFPVLAGWAAWALWTSGITCRWVGGATGWHWRVLLPLSAAMELVAFYLFGRSLRQGRTHGKNKPKEIWLKSVIASTFAFLAVLIVNFITLLQLALAADSPALPHLLDQQMVVLALWGILVPTIFAFNARWLSIFIGMRQTSGVPLFAAYSCIVVALTALFLRWQAISAVAFLFAALLAIEALHVWRPAVQPAKLLHVHPTFPLFVRIAYVWLLLSCILDLLAVPYDHSGGIWGSSRHALTVGFVAGMVFAIGQRVLPAFCGMRALWSTQVMFWSLLLLNLGCALRVTAEPLAYENNWGFAWRVLPFSALIELTSVTLFALNLVVTLFIPPAHVQRPNSSTAVS from the coding sequence ATGGAAAACATCGCACCCATAGTGGGACAACGCCCGAATGTCGATCGCCTTGCGATCGAAAGGCACAGCCAGAGGCTTGCAATAGCATTCATCGCAAGCGGCCTATTCTTCATGGTGCTTCCTGGAACGTTTCTAGGCGTCTGGAAGCTAATCGACATCTCCAAAGAACACACCCTGACTCGCTTGGATCCAGCGTGGCTCCAGGCCCACGGACAGGCGCAGATATTTGGGTGGATTGGCTCCTTCATCATCGGTATAGGCTTCTACTCTTTGACGAAGATGCAGTCCACAACCCGGTTCCCCGTTCTAGCGGGATGGGCAGCATGGGCCCTTTGGACATCGGGAATTACGTGCCGATGGGTTGGAGGCGCAACCGGCTGGCATTGGAGGGTCTTGCTTCCACTCTCTGCCGCGATGGAACTTGTTGCGTTCTATCTCTTCGGGCGCTCACTGCGGCAAGGGCGGACACACGGCAAGAACAAACCCAAGGAGATTTGGCTAAAGTCGGTTATCGCGTCGACATTCGCCTTTTTGGCAGTACTTATCGTCAATTTCATCACTTTGCTCCAACTTGCACTTGCGGCAGATTCGCCGGCTTTACCGCATTTGCTTGATCAACAAATGGTGGTGCTCGCCCTGTGGGGCATTCTCGTTCCAACAATATTCGCCTTCAATGCTCGATGGTTATCCATCTTCATTGGGATGCGGCAGACCAGCGGAGTCCCGCTTTTTGCAGCGTATAGCTGCATTGTTGTGGCTCTCACGGCTCTCTTTTTGCGATGGCAGGCCATATCAGCCGTAGCGTTTCTGTTTGCGGCGCTGCTGGCAATCGAAGCGCTACACGTTTGGAGACCCGCGGTTCAACCCGCAAAGCTGCTGCATGTCCATCCCACATTCCCACTCTTTGTGCGTATTGCTTACGTCTGGCTTCTGCTCTCATGCATTCTGGACCTACTGGCAGTTCCATACGATCATTCAGGGGGGATATGGGGTTCCAGCCGTCATGCGCTCACAGTAGGCTTTGTTGCAGGTATGGTCTTTGCGATTGGGCAGCGGGTTCTTCCTGCATTCTGCGGAATGCGAGCCCTGTGGAGCACACAGGTGATGTTCTGGTCTCTGCTGTTGCTAAATCTTGGATGTGCGCTGCGGGTAACCGCTGAACCATTAGCTTATGAGAATAATTGGGGTTTCGCCTGGAGAGTCCTGCCTTTTTCAGCGCTCATCGAGTTGACATCTGTCACACTGTTTGCGCTGAATCTTGTTGTGACTCTCTTCATTCCACCAGCGCACGTTCAACGCCCAAATTCATCGACTGCGGTTTCATGA
- a CDS encoding NADH-quinone oxidoreductase subunit N, producing the protein MSPNVLALLPEYILTITGVLVMLADPLFSAEKARKPLGWLAILGTVAAGFASWYQLGFGTVHAFYGTIQVDAFSVFFHLLIAAVALVTLLSSLDYFEGHANVAGEYFALVLFGATGMMLMTCSVELLMVFVGLEISSIATYILAGFRKGQAPTSEASIKYFLLGSFATAFFLYGIALAFGATGSTRIDAIAQGLAATATPTLAFLSLALIIIGIGFKVSAAPFQVWTPDVYQGAPAPVVGLMSTAPKAAAFAVLLRILFSGFPTYEHRWAALIWIIAALSMFVGNLGALMQRDVKRMLAYSSIAHAGYLLVAYTAFPADGIASACFYTAAYSAMNVGAFTVITQIGGYDERARTIDDYTGLALKRPVLAATLGFFLLSLIGIPFTGGFFGKFYVFSAALHSGNVWLAVIGLLNSGIACFYYLRLLAALYTRPAHDSVHVSLTPVSIPVAIALTFTAVATLLLGIAPNRILDLAHRSADAAIHSIDTPQPRTEVIYSIR; encoded by the coding sequence ATGTCTCCCAACGTCCTCGCTCTTCTGCCCGAATACATCCTCACCATCACCGGCGTCCTCGTCATGCTGGCCGACCCGCTCTTTTCAGCCGAAAAGGCGCGTAAACCTCTCGGCTGGCTCGCCATTCTCGGAACCGTCGCGGCTGGCTTTGCAAGCTGGTATCAGCTCGGCTTCGGAACCGTGCATGCCTTCTACGGCACCATCCAGGTCGACGCCTTCTCTGTCTTTTTCCACCTGCTGATCGCAGCCGTCGCACTGGTTACGCTCCTCAGCTCGCTCGACTACTTTGAGGGCCATGCTAACGTCGCCGGCGAGTACTTCGCCCTTGTTCTCTTCGGCGCCACCGGCATGATGCTCATGACCTGCTCCGTCGAACTGCTGATGGTCTTCGTGGGCCTCGAAATCTCGTCGATCGCCACCTATATTCTGGCCGGCTTCCGCAAGGGTCAGGCCCCTACCAGCGAAGCCTCGATCAAGTACTTCCTGCTCGGCTCCTTCGCCACCGCCTTCTTCCTCTACGGCATCGCGCTGGCCTTCGGAGCCACCGGTTCCACGCGCATCGACGCCATCGCGCAGGGACTCGCCGCCACAGCCACCCCAACACTCGCCTTTCTCTCGCTCGCACTCATCATCATCGGCATCGGCTTCAAAGTCTCCGCCGCTCCCTTCCAGGTCTGGACCCCCGACGTTTATCAGGGCGCTCCCGCTCCCGTCGTCGGACTCATGTCGACCGCTCCCAAGGCCGCCGCCTTCGCCGTCCTCCTGCGCATCCTCTTCTCCGGCTTCCCAACCTACGAGCACCGCTGGGCTGCACTCATCTGGATCATCGCCGCGCTCTCCATGTTCGTCGGCAACCTCGGCGCACTCATGCAGCGTGACGTCAAGCGCATGCTGGCCTACTCGTCCATCGCGCACGCCGGCTACCTGCTCGTCGCCTACACGGCGTTCCCCGCCGACGGCATCGCCTCGGCCTGCTTCTACACCGCGGCCTACTCCGCGATGAACGTCGGGGCCTTCACCGTCATCACCCAGATCGGCGGCTACGACGAGCGCGCCCGTACCATCGACGACTACACCGGCCTCGCCCTCAAGCGCCCCGTCCTCGCCGCGACGCTCGGCTTCTTCCTGCTCTCGCTCATCGGAATCCCCTTCACCGGAGGCTTCTTCGGCAAGTTCTACGTCTTCTCGGCAGCGCTCCACTCGGGCAACGTCTGGCTCGCCGTCATCGGCCTCCTCAACAGCGGCATCGCCTGCTTCTACTACCTCCGCCTGCTTGCCGCTCTCTACACTCGCCCTGCGCACGACTCCGTGCACGTCAGCCTCACGCCCGTCTCCATCCCCGTGGCTATCGCCCTCACCTTCACCGCAGTCGCCACCCTGCTGCTGGGTATAGCACCCAATCGAATCCTCGACCTGGCACACCGCAGCGCAGATGCCGCCATTCACAGCATCGATACTCCCCAGCCGCGAACTGAGGTCATCTATAGCATTCGGTAA
- a CDS encoding NADH-quinone oxidoreductase subunit M has product MNIDHNILTIITFTPLAGAIVLALLPDRDKLQQWAALAVTLLTFLFTLHLPFHYHPRIAMDECILGQPYHPHAIGYLFEQNLSWITSPAIRYHVGVDGLSMWFVVLTGLLAPLGVLISWRAIDNRRRLFYVLFLLQQVAMLGIFVSLDLFLYYAFWELSLVPMALLIATFGRTENRRRAAIKFFLYTFIPSAMLLVAMLWLYTRTGTFDYPQLAALAATHNISGNTTALWLASLAFLAAFAVKVPVFPLHGWLADAVSEAPTAAVMVIAGKLGLYSILRFSFGIFPGQSHRIAPLMLALGAIGIVYGALLALVQKDLKRLAAFGTLGHVSVVVLGIFAFTVSGIDGGIYQTLNESIGGAALFMLLGLLYERYRTYDMREYGGLAANLPWIVTMFVLTALSVTGLPMLNGFVGEFLVFSGTMQSTIAHHIGWTTLATTGVILTASYMLWMIQKVFYGELGPRSETITAPDLNAREHLALWPLIALFLFMGIASPVFMKAINTAGTRIAETVNHTQGATVNFEAASSHPDHTNMTTAPSATKGAQ; this is encoded by the coding sequence ATGAACATCGACCACAACATCCTGACGATCATCACCTTCACCCCGCTCGCCGGGGCCATCGTCCTCGCACTGTTGCCCGACCGCGACAAGCTCCAGCAGTGGGCTGCCCTCGCTGTCACCCTGCTGACCTTCCTCTTTACGCTTCATCTTCCCTTCCACTATCACCCACGCATCGCCATGGATGAGTGCATCCTTGGCCAACCCTACCATCCACACGCCATTGGCTACCTCTTCGAGCAGAACCTCTCCTGGATCACCTCTCCCGCTATCCGATACCACGTAGGCGTCGATGGCCTCTCCATGTGGTTCGTCGTCCTCACCGGACTCCTTGCTCCCTTGGGCGTCCTTATCTCCTGGCGCGCCATCGACAACCGCCGCCGCCTCTTCTACGTTCTCTTCCTGCTCCAGCAGGTCGCGATGCTCGGCATCTTCGTCTCGCTCGACCTCTTCCTCTACTACGCCTTCTGGGAGCTCTCCCTCGTCCCCATGGCGCTGTTGATCGCCACCTTCGGCCGCACCGAGAACCGCCGCCGCGCCGCCATCAAGTTCTTCCTCTACACGTTTATCCCGTCAGCAATGCTGCTGGTCGCGATGCTCTGGCTCTACACCCGCACCGGCACTTTCGACTACCCGCAACTGGCCGCTCTCGCCGCCACGCACAACATCTCGGGCAATACCACCGCGCTCTGGCTCGCCTCGCTGGCCTTCCTCGCTGCCTTCGCCGTCAAGGTTCCCGTCTTCCCTCTGCACGGATGGCTCGCCGACGCCGTCTCCGAAGCTCCCACCGCAGCGGTCATGGTCATCGCCGGAAAGCTCGGCCTCTATTCCATCCTGCGATTCTCCTTCGGCATCTTCCCCGGACAGTCGCACCGCATCGCCCCGCTCATGCTCGCACTAGGAGCCATCGGCATCGTCTACGGCGCGCTGCTCGCCCTCGTCCAGAAGGACCTCAAGCGCCTCGCTGCCTTTGGAACCCTCGGCCACGTCTCTGTCGTCGTCCTCGGCATCTTCGCCTTTACCGTCTCCGGCATCGACGGCGGCATCTACCAGACCCTCAACGAAAGCATCGGCGGGGCAGCCCTTTTCATGCTCCTCGGCCTGCTCTACGAGCGTTACCGCACCTACGACATGCGCGAGTACGGCGGACTAGCCGCTAACCTCCCCTGGATCGTGACGATGTTCGTGCTCACAGCGCTCTCCGTCACCGGCCTGCCCATGCTCAACGGCTTCGTCGGCGAGTTCCTCGTCTTCTCCGGAACCATGCAGTCCACCATCGCGCACCACATCGGCTGGACCACGCTCGCAACCACCGGAGTCATCCTCACCGCCTCCTACATGCTCTGGATGATCCAGAAGGTCTTCTACGGCGAGCTCGGCCCGCGCTCCGAAACCATCACCGCGCCAGACCTCAACGCCCGTGAACATCTGGCACTCTGGCCGCTCATCGCGCTCTTTCTCTTTATGGGCATCGCTTCTCCGGTCTTCATGAAGGCCATCAATACCGCCGGAACTCGAATCGCCGAGACGGTCAATCATACTCAGGGTGCCACGGTAAACTTCGAGGCTGCATCCTCACACCCCGATCACACCAACATGACGACAGCACCCTCAGCGACGAAAGGAGCACAGTAG
- the nuoL gene encoding NADH-quinone oxidoreductase subunit L, with the protein MPASYLWLIPLLPFAGFLINGTLGRRLPRPLVSAVALIPTFASACLWVWLWFSMKAAGAPESIHSTLTLFGNPWIQISGFHADFTFTVDHLTLIMLGVVTCVGFLIHLYSVGYMAHEEGYWRFFAYLNLFMFFMLVLVLSANFLLLFVGWEGVGLASYLLIGFYFKKDSAANAGKKAFIVNRIGDFGFLLAMFLLIAHFGSLDFTTVFTAVAADPTTCGIYTAITLLLVLGATGKSAQIPLYVWLPDAMEGPTPVSALIHAATMVTAGIYMVARCHVLFDHCPLALGVVAVIGAATAIFAACIGMVQHDIKRVLAYSTVSQLGYMFLACGVGAYTAGIFHLLTHAFFKALLFLAAGSVIHALSGEQDMRKMGGLRKRIPITFWIMTMGVFAIAGIPPLAGFFSKDEILFQAFTSPNPLGKLLWLVGLITAGMTSFYMFRLWFKTFFGEERFEEHHDAAHGDHGHGVHESPLVMTLPLMVLALLSIIGGWVGVPHALGGHDEIGEFLAPVFSNGAAAAETVSHGLELGLAAVSVLVALLGLFIAYVLYYKKPLTAASYAAKFPALYRLVENKFYIDEIYQALIVTPLLMFSRLILGTLFDGGVVNGSGYAAGASARGLGSLARRIQSGNIRSYAGWLALGAAAVIAVMIFGRSIWLH; encoded by the coding sequence ATGCCCGCCTCTTATCTATGGCTGATTCCGCTGCTTCCCTTCGCGGGATTCCTCATCAACGGAACCCTGGGCCGCCGCCTGCCGCGCCCGCTCGTCTCCGCCGTCGCGCTCATCCCGACCTTCGCCTCCGCCTGCCTCTGGGTCTGGCTCTGGTTCTCGATGAAGGCCGCAGGAGCGCCTGAGTCCATCCACTCCACCCTCACCCTCTTCGGCAACCCCTGGATCCAGATCTCCGGCTTCCACGCCGACTTCACCTTCACCGTCGACCACCTCACGCTCATCATGCTGGGCGTCGTCACCTGCGTCGGCTTTCTCATCCATCTCTACTCGGTCGGATACATGGCGCACGAAGAGGGCTACTGGCGCTTCTTCGCCTACCTGAACCTCTTCATGTTCTTCATGCTGGTTCTGGTCCTTTCCGCCAACTTCCTCCTCCTCTTCGTCGGATGGGAGGGCGTCGGCCTCGCCTCCTACCTGCTCATCGGCTTCTACTTCAAGAAGGACTCCGCCGCCAACGCCGGCAAAAAGGCCTTCATCGTCAACCGCATCGGCGACTTCGGCTTCCTCCTCGCGATGTTCCTCCTCATCGCGCACTTCGGTTCGCTCGACTTCACCACCGTCTTCACCGCCGTTGCCGCCGACCCCACAACCTGCGGCATCTATACCGCGATCACCCTCCTCCTCGTCCTCGGAGCCACCGGCAAATCCGCGCAGATCCCGCTCTACGTCTGGCTACCGGACGCCATGGAAGGCCCCACTCCGGTCTCGGCTCTCATCCACGCCGCCACCATGGTCACGGCAGGCATCTACATGGTCGCCCGCTGCCACGTCCTCTTCGACCACTGCCCGCTGGCCCTCGGCGTCGTTGCAGTCATCGGAGCCGCCACCGCCATCTTCGCCGCGTGCATCGGTATGGTGCAGCACGACATCAAGCGCGTCCTCGCCTACTCCACCGTCTCTCAGCTCGGCTACATGTTCCTCGCCTGCGGAGTCGGAGCCTATACCGCCGGCATCTTCCACCTCCTCACCCACGCCTTCTTCAAGGCGCTCCTCTTCCTCGCCGCCGGTTCCGTCATCCACGCCCTCTCCGGAGAGCAGGACATGCGCAAAATGGGCGGCCTCCGCAAACGCATTCCCATCACCTTCTGGATCATGACGATGGGCGTCTTCGCCATCGCCGGAATCCCCCCACTCGCAGGATTCTTCTCAAAAGACGAGATACTCTTCCAGGCCTTCACCAGCCCCAACCCACTCGGAAAGCTCCTCTGGCTCGTCGGACTCATCACCGCCGGCATGACCTCCTTCTATATGTTCCGGCTCTGGTTCAAGACCTTCTTCGGTGAAGAGCGCTTCGAAGAACACCACGATGCCGCCCACGGCGACCACGGCCACGGCGTCCACGAGTCCCCGTTGGTCATGACGCTCCCCCTTATGGTCCTCGCCCTCCTCTCCATCATCGGAGGCTGGGTAGGCGTCCCGCACGCACTCGGCGGCCACGACGAGATCGGAGAATTTCTCGCCCCCGTCTTCTCCAATGGCGCCGCAGCAGCCGAAACCGTCTCCCACGGCCTCGAACTCGGCCTCGCCGCCGTCTCCGTTCTTGTAGCGCTCCTTGGCCTCTTCATCGCCTACGTCCTCTATTACAAGAAGCCCCTCACCGCCGCCAGCTACGCCGCGAAGTTCCCTGCCCTCTACCGCCTCGTCGAAAACAAGTTCTACATCGATGAGATCTACCAGGCGCTCATCGTTACGCCGCTGCTCATGTTCTCGCGACTCATCCTCGGTACGCTCTTCGACGGCGGCGTCGTCAACGGCTCCGGCTACGCAGCAGGAGCATCCGCTCGCGGCCTCGGCTCACTGGCCCGCCGCATTCAGTCCGGCAACATCCGCTCCTACGCCGGTTGGCTCGCACTCGGGGCCGCCGCCGTCATTGCCGTCATGATCTTCGGCCGTTCCATCTGGCTGCACTAA
- the nuoK gene encoding NADH-quinone oxidoreductase subunit NuoK: MPISYYLVLAAVLFSIGVASFLIKRNIITIFMSIELMLNAVNLTFVAFAHMRHQITGQIFVFFVMVVAAAEAAVGLAIIIAIFRTRQTLNVDQVNLLKN; encoded by the coding sequence GTGCCTATCTCTTACTACCTGGTTCTTGCTGCCGTACTCTTCTCCATCGGCGTCGCCAGCTTCCTCATCAAGCGCAACATCATCACCATCTTCATGTCCATTGAGCTTATGCTCAACGCCGTCAACCTAACCTTCGTCGCCTTCGCGCACATGCGGCACCAGATCACCGGACAGATCTTCGTCTTCTTTGTCATGGTCGTCGCCGCAGCCGAGGCAGCCGTCGGCCTGGCCATCATCATCGCCATCTTCCGCACCCGCCAGACCCTCAACGTCGACCAGGTCAACCTGCTCAAGAACTAA
- a CDS encoding NADH-quinone oxidoreductase subunit J, whose protein sequence is MQLALFIIFGLLAVAGAINFLLQRHPINSALSLVVVMMSLAVLYWSLGAEFLAAAQVIVYSGAIMVLFVFVVMLLNAGEEERTHGSRAAYIAGFPGAAAIFCLLSFVFLTNGKTFGSTDITSHLTHAVNNITEISSVLFRDLLLPFEATSILILVAILGAVVLARKEQ, encoded by the coding sequence ATGCAACTGGCACTTTTCATCATCTTTGGTCTGCTCGCCGTCGCCGGAGCCATCAACTTCCTGCTGCAGCGGCACCCCATCAACTCGGCCCTCTCGCTCGTCGTCGTCATGATGTCGCTGGCAGTCCTTTACTGGTCGCTCGGGGCTGAGTTCCTCGCCGCCGCCCAGGTCATCGTCTACTCCGGCGCCATCATGGTCCTCTTCGTCTTCGTCGTCATGCTCCTGAACGCGGGCGAAGAAGAGCGCACCCACGGCAGCCGAGCCGCCTACATCGCTGGCTTCCCCGGAGCGGCCGCCATCTTCTGCCTGCTCAGCTTCGTCTTCCTCACCAACGGCAAGACCTTCGGCTCAACGGACATCACCAGCCACCTCACGCACGCTGTCAATAACATCACGGAGATCAGCAGCGTTCTCTTCCGCGACCTCCTGCTCCCCTTCGAGGCCACCAGCATCCTCATCCTCGTCGCTATCCTCGGAGCCGTCGTGCTCGCACGAAAGGAGCAATAG
- the nuoH gene encoding NADH-quinone oxidoreductase subunit NuoH → MSHLTDFQTFLLLSILKIVVVLVITLTAVAYTVLLERKVLGRMQNRWGPSRVGPFGLLQPLADGIKLFLKEDLMPMAAERPLFILAPIIALTCALISIAVVPFGAVNHIAGVDMFAISDINIGLLVILGITSIGVYGIALSGWSSNNKFALLGSLRATSQVISYELALGLSLVGVVLRAGSLRLRDIVDSQSAHGALSWNIFGGFQIVAFFIYLMAAYAETNRAPFDLPEAESELVAGYHTEYSSMKFAMFFMAEYANMITVACVATLLFFGGPSSPLGNLLPADFGGPILSAIFPVLWFVAKVFAFLLLYIWVRATLPRFRYDQLMSFGWKFLLPVAILNILATSLVLALRS, encoded by the coding sequence GTGAGCCACCTCACCGACTTTCAGACATTCCTGCTGCTCTCGATCCTCAAGATCGTCGTCGTGCTCGTCATCACGCTGACGGCTGTCGCTTACACCGTTCTGCTCGAGCGCAAGGTCCTGGGCCGCATGCAGAACCGCTGGGGTCCCTCCCGCGTCGGCCCCTTCGGCCTGCTTCAGCCCCTTGCCGACGGCATCAAGCTCTTCCTCAAAGAAGACCTCATGCCCATGGCTGCCGAGCGCCCGCTCTTCATCCTCGCGCCCATCATCGCGCTAACCTGCGCGCTCATCTCCATCGCCGTCGTGCCCTTCGGTGCCGTCAACCACATCGCCGGTGTCGATATGTTCGCCATCTCCGACATCAACATCGGCCTCCTCGTCATCCTCGGCATCACCTCGATCGGCGTCTATGGCATCGCGCTCTCAGGCTGGTCGTCGAACAATAAGTTCGCACTGCTCGGCTCCCTCCGCGCCACCTCGCAGGTCATCAGCTACGAGCTCGCCCTCGGCCTGTCGCTCGTTGGCGTCGTCCTTCGCGCCGGTTCCCTCCGCCTCCGCGATATCGTCGACAGCCAATCTGCCCATGGGGCCCTCTCCTGGAACATCTTCGGCGGCTTCCAGATCGTTGCCTTCTTCATCTACCTGATGGCCGCCTACGCCGAGACCAACCGCGCTCCCTTCGATCTGCCCGAGGCCGAATCCGAGCTCGTCGCCGGCTACCACACCGAGTACTCCTCCATGAAGTTCGCCATGTTCTTCATGGCCGAGTACGCCAACATGATCACCGTCGCCTGCGTCGCCACGCTGCTCTTCTTCGGCGGCCCATCGAGTCCCCTCGGCAACCTGCTTCCGGCAGACTTCGGCGGCCCCATCCTCTCGGCGATCTTCCCCGTTCTCTGGTTCGTCGCCAAGGTATTCGCTTTTTTGCTGCTCTATATATGGGTACGCGCCACGCTTCCCCGTTTCCGTTACGACCAACTGATGTCCTTCGGCTGGAAGTTTTTGCTTCCCGTCGCCATCCTCAACATTCTCGCCACCTCGCTTGTCCTCGCGTTAAGGTCCTGA
- a CDS encoding molybdopterin-dependent oxidoreductase, producing MPDVKFTVDGKQLTAPAGTLLIDACKSAGIEIPAFCYYPGLSLQAACRMCVVRQEKVPKLQTACTTTVAEGQVFITESPEIAQARKATLQLLLGNHPLDCPVCDAGGECELQDMTFKYGAADSFYAEPKNHREEQKWSPVVYFDRPRCILCYRCVRMCGEGMDVFALGIQNRGSSAVIAPNIPAHQSPDHLAHLDCEQCGMCIDACPVGALTSGAYRYKTRPWEMNHVATVCTHCGDGCKTTLGVRSTSDGAEIVRGDNRDKSGINGDFLCNKGRYAFDFANQPERITSPLVRQPDGKLKEVSWEEAFHHAGKKLHELRDSKGGSSIGVIGGNRLTNEEAYLLQKFARTVLRTNNIDHHRTADYVTFAQALSGQTNRTASLRDTQTYPAVLIVGGDPTNQAPGTAWNLRTDVRLNKARLYVANTEEIKLRRQAKAFLPLAPFGYGAFAAYLAGDAASATSAATDANALSSFRDAVKSEEKLLILIGSELRGADLKRLIDFGLTIPGAKFALLSDYANSRGAADMGLLPDMLPGYVPVANPGPYAEQNAPTTAGLDMLQIFEAAGRGELSALYVVNSNPISRYNVDPAALVDTFVVVHEMFMTETAQLADVIFPAANLYEKSGSVTNSYGDLQLVQKAGDRAGVRTDFELLVRVADKMGTDIHALVPFGKSTPGVRADMGQSRGAQAGEADRHAVWLTANNLEPRLSPFDPFAILDEIQRLVPGYNLLRLQLISGNDQHLEPAATASNAARRDLVLPSGDGLFTSGTLGRFSPALNDVQRYQANEPLIQIHTAAE from the coding sequence ATGCCAGACGTAAAGTTCACAGTAGACGGCAAACAACTCACCGCCCCCGCGGGTACGCTGCTCATCGACGCCTGCAAGTCCGCCGGCATCGAGATCCCCGCCTTCTGCTACTACCCCGGGCTCTCCCTCCAGGCTGCCTGCCGCATGTGCGTCGTCCGCCAGGAGAAGGTTCCCAAGCTACAAACCGCCTGCACGACCACGGTCGCCGAGGGCCAGGTCTTCATCACCGAATCCCCCGAGATCGCCCAGGCGCGCAAAGCCACTCTACAGCTCCTCCTCGGCAACCACCCGCTCGACTGTCCCGTCTGCGACGCCGGCGGCGAGTGCGAGTTGCAGGACATGACCTTCAAGTACGGCGCCGCCGACAGCTTCTACGCCGAACCCAAGAACCACCGCGAAGAGCAGAAGTGGTCGCCGGTCGTCTACTTCGACCGCCCGCGCTGCATCCTCTGCTACCGCTGCGTCCGCATGTGCGGCGAAGGCATGGACGTCTTCGCCCTCGGCATCCAGAACCGCGGATCTTCCGCTGTGATTGCGCCCAACATCCCCGCGCATCAGTCGCCCGATCACCTGGCCCACCTCGACTGCGAGCAGTGTGGCATGTGCATCGACGCCTGCCCCGTCGGCGCGCTGACCTCAGGAGCCTACCGCTACAAGACCCGCCCCTGGGAGATGAACCACGTTGCCACCGTCTGCACCCACTGCGGCGACGGCTGCAAGACCACGCTTGGCGTTCGCTCCACCTCCGACGGAGCCGAGATCGTTCGCGGCGACAACCGCGACAAGTCCGGCATCAACGGCGACTTCCTCTGCAACAAGGGCCGCTACGCCTTCGACTTCGCCAACCAGCCCGAGCGCATCACCTCACCGCTCGTTCGTCAGCCCGACGGCAAGCTCAAGGAAGTCTCCTGGGAGGAAGCATTCCACCACGCTGGCAAGAAGCTACATGAGCTGCGCGACAGCAAGGGCGGCAGCTCCATCGGCGTCATCGGCGGAAACCGCCTCACCAACGAAGAGGCCTACCTCCTCCAGAAGTTCGCTCGCACTGTCCTCCGCACCAACAATATCGACCACCACCGCACCGCCGACTACGTCACCTTCGCCCAGGCACTCTCCGGTCAGACCAACCGCACTGCATCCCTGCGCGACACTCAGACCTACCCCGCCGTCCTCATCGTCGGCGGCGACCCGACGAACCAGGCCCCCGGCACCGCGTGGAACCTCCGCACCGACGTTCGTCTCAACAAGGCGCGCCTCTACGTCGCCAACACCGAAGAGATCAAGCTGCGCCGTCAGGCCAAGGCCTTCCTCCCCCTCGCTCCCTTCGGCTACGGAGCTTTCGCCGCCTACCTTGCTGGCGACGCGGCCTCCGCCACGAGCGCAGCCACCGACGCAAACGCCCTGAGCAGCTTCCGCGACGCCGTCAAATCGGAAGAGAAGCTCCTCATCCTGATCGGCTCCGAGCTTCGCGGCGCAGACCTCAAGCGCCTCATAGACTTCGGCCTCACCATCCCCGGCGCAAAGTTCGCCCTGCTCTCCGACTACGCGAACTCGCGCGGCGCGGCCGACATGGGCCTTCTCCCCGACATGCTCCCCGGCTACGTTCCAGTCGCCAATCCCGGCCCCTATGCCGAGCAGAACGCGCCCACGACTGCTGGCCTCGACATGCTCCAGATATTCGAAGCAGCCGGACGAGGCGAGCTATCCGCTCTCTACGTCGTCAACTCCAACCCCATCTCGCGCTACAACGTCGACCCCGCCGCCCTCGTGGACACCTTCGTCGTCGTCCACGAGATGTTCATGACCGAGACCGCGCAGCTCGCTGACGTTATCTTCCCCGCCGCAAACCTGTACGAGAAGTCAGGCTCTGTCACCAACAGCTACGGCGACCTCCAGCTCGTCCAAAAGGCAGGCGACCGCGCCGGCGTCCGTACCGACTTCGAGCTGCTTGTCCGCGTCGCCGACAAGATGGGCACCGACATCCATGCTCTCGTTCCCTTCGGCAAGAGCACGCCGGGCGTTCGCGCCGACATGGGCCAGTCCCGCGGCGCACAGGCAGGCGAGGCCGACCGCCACGCCGTCTGGCTCACCGCCAACAACCTCGAGCCCAGGCTCTCGCCCTTCGACCCCTTCGCTATCCTCGACGAGATCCAGCGCCTCGTCCCCGGCTACAACCTTCTCCGGCTGCAACTGATCAGTGGCAACGATCAACACCTGGAACCCGCCGCGACCGCATCTAACGCCGCCCGCCGCGATCTCGTGCTTCCCTCCGGCGACGGCCTCTTCACCTCGGGAACCCTGGGCCGCTTCTCGCCCGCACTCAACGACGTTCAGCGCTACCAAGCTAACGAGCCGCTGATCCAGATCCACACCGCAGCCGAATGA